GTGCGCGACGAAAAGAACGGACAGGCTCTCGAAAAACCGAATCTTGATTATGTCGCCTCCGAGGTCGGCGGTGGCGATGCCGAAGTGCATACGAACTTCCGGCTGAGCGACAGCGGTTTCGTCGAATTCCTGTTCTTCAACCGCAATCTCAATGCCTATCGCACCGGCCGCATGGTCCGGCGGTTCCTGGAGATCGAGACGTACAGGATGATGGCGATGCTGGCGATGCCGATGGCGCGCGAAACGATCTCGCAGCTTTCGGCCTTCGACCAGCGCCTCGATCTCCTGATCGCGCACATGCAGAGCGCCGTCAAAGTCGACAAGGCGCTGCTGTCCGAGGTCACCAGGCTTTCTTCAGATGTCCTCAATTTCTCTGCCCTTGCCCGCCACCGCTTCGGGGCGACGACAGCCTATGCCGAAATCGTCGCGAGCCGGGTGTCGGAACTGCGCGAAGAACGCGTCGAGCAGCGCCAGCGGATCGGCACCTTCATCCGCCGGCGCTTCCAGCCGGCCGTCCGCTCGGTGCATGCCGCCGAACGCCGCCTCGATGAACTCGCCGAACGCGTCAGTCTCGCCGGCGATCTCTTGAGAACCACCGTGCAGGTCCAGCTCGAAGATCAGAACGCCTCGCTCTTGACCTCGATGGAAGAGCGGGCGCGCATCCAGGTGCATATCCAGCAGGCGGTCGAAGGCTTTTCGGTCATTGCCATTACCTACTATACCGTCGGCCTGGTGAAGATCTGCCTCGAGAGCATTTCCGCAGTGGGCGTCGATCCGCACGTGGCAAAACTCGCCGTTCTCGGCGCCATTCCACTCGTGCTCTTCGCCGTCTGGACCGCTGTCCGTCATGTGCGCAAAAGCATCGCCGGCGTGCCGCACGGCCCGGCATCCGGAAGCCACTGACGCCGGGTCTGCCACTCGTCTACACGGTTCGCGGTCGGATAGCACGCAACCAGATCGTTGCCGGAAACGCGTCACAGTAAACATGAGTCCGCTGCACACTTTGCGAGGCATGCTCTAATCTAAGCCCGAGGCTTCCCGATGCCTGAGGGCTTCGCATTCTCTGCGTCAACCTTCGTCCGCCATTGCTTGACGAGGTCGCGACGGCGGCCGGGATAGCGTTCCTCTTGCCATTCCACGTGCGTAATCCTATCGGCGCGGAACAGCCGGAAATCATGCCGCAGTTCGCACCAGCCAGCGATGAAGCGGTTCGTCTGAACAAAACCGAGCATGATCGGCCAGATGATCCTTTGGGAGTCGAGATCGTTCGGATCGCGATAACTGATGCGTAGCTTTCGCTGCTCCCGCATCGCCCGCCGAACGATCCCAAGATCGAGGTCGCCTGCCTTGGCCGGTGCTCGACCAACGTGAAAGGCATTTTCGTGCAGGGCCGGACGCAGTTCGACAGGCACCACGGCGCCAATTTTTCCGATCGCGTTTTGCGCAGCCATCGCCAGACCCGCATCCGTCTGCCGGCTGACCCATTGCGCCCCCAAGGTCAGCGCATGCAGTTCCTCCTCGGAAAACATCAGGGGCGGCAGCAGAAAGCCGGGCTTCAGGACATAACCAAAACCCGGCTC
This sequence is a window from Rhizobium sp. CIAT894. Protein-coding genes within it:
- a CDS encoding DUF3422 domain-containing protein, which gives rise to MPMGSEHPLRRELHDELHARPSLYFDGDTDVWHVAIVGENGSPPLPVSLPGLEDVSTTHGGNHGIGRFGDGRLKWEAHTEFLTLTFVTPAASAPGSHPPEAFHACYRKIEGKVIAAVRVLVRDEKNGQALEKPNLDYVASEVGGGDAEVHTNFRLSDSGFVEFLFFNRNLNAYRTGRMVRRFLEIETYRMMAMLAMPMARETISQLSAFDQRLDLLIAHMQSAVKVDKALLSEVTRLSSDVLNFSALARHRFGATTAYAEIVASRVSELREERVEQRQRIGTFIRRRFQPAVRSVHAAERRLDELAERVSLAGDLLRTTVQVQLEDQNASLLTSMEERARIQVHIQQAVEGFSVIAITYYTVGLVKICLESISAVGVDPHVAKLAVLGAIPLVLFAVWTAVRHVRKSIAGVPHGPASGSH
- a CDS encoding YafY family protein, with amino-acid sequence MSKSNRLFDLMQTLRRHQRPVPGPELAREAGVSLRTIYRDIAALQALGAQIDGEPGFGYVLKPGFLLPPLMFSEEELHALTLGAQWVSRQTDAGLAMAAQNAIGKIGAVVPVELRPALHENAFHVGRAPAKAGDLDLGIVRRAMREQRKLRISYRDPNDLDSQRIIWPIMLGFVQTNRFIAGWCELRHDFRLFRADRITHVEWQEERYPGRRRDLVKQWRTKVDAENAKPSGIGKPRA